One genomic segment of Lampris incognitus isolate fLamInc1 chromosome 2, fLamInc1.hap2, whole genome shotgun sequence includes these proteins:
- the ints11 gene encoding integrator complex subunit 11 codes for MPEIKVTPLGAGQDVGRSCILVSIGGKNIMLDCGMHMGFNDDRRFPDFSYITQNGRLTEFLDCVIISHFHLDHCGALPYMSEMVGYDGPIYMTHPTKAICPILLEDFRKITVDKKGETNFFTSQMIKDCMKKVIPLNLHQTVQVDDELEIKAYYAGHVLGAAMVHIKVGSQSVVYTGDYNMTPDRHLGAAWIDKCRPDILISESTYATTIRDSKRCRERDFLKKVHETIERGGKALIPVFALGRAQELCILLETFWERMNLKAPIYFSTGLTEKANHYYKLFITWTNQKIRKTFVQRNMFEFKHIKAFDRSYADNPGPMVVFATPGMLHAGQSLQIFKKWAGNEKNMVIMPGYCVQGTIGHKILNGQRKLEMEGRATLDVKLQVEYMSFSAHADAKGIMQLIRMAEPRNMLLVHGEAAKMEFLKGKIEQEFSINCYMPANGETATITTNPSVPVDISLNLLKREMALGGSLPDPKKPRTMHGTLIMKENSLRLVSPEQALKELGLNEHQLRFTCRVQLQDPHSDPDTLHRIYTHLKSVLKGYTIQHLPDGTVMVESIVIKVSSSAEDTNAKVLLLSWSYQDEDLGSFLSTLLKKGLPPGLC; via the exons ATGCCAGAAATAAAAGTAACTCCACTGG GTGCTGGACAAGATGTTGGTCGCAGCTGTATCCTTGTTTCCATTGGAGGCAAGAACATTATGCTTGATTGTGGAATGCACATGGGATTTAATGATGAT AGACGTTTCCCAGACTTTTCTTATATAACCCAAAATGGTCGTCTGACAGAGTTCTTGGACTGTGTTATTATCAG CCATTTCCATTTAGACCACTGTGGGGCTCTGCCCTACATGAGTGAGATGGTGGGCTATGATGGGCCCATCTATATGACCCACCCCACCAAGGCCATCTGCCCAATTTTGCTTGAAGACTTCCGGAAGATCACTGTCGACAAAAAGGGAGAGACGAACTTCTTCACTTCACAAATGATCAAAGATTGTATGAAGAAAGTGATACCGTTGAACCTTCACCAAACAGTCCAG GTGGATGATGAGCTGGAGATCAAGGCTTACTATGCAGGCCATGTGCTGGGAGCTGCTATGGTGCATATTAAAGTGGGATCTCAGTCTGTCGTTTACACT GGGGATTACAACATGACACCAGACAGACATTTAGG GGCTGCATGGATTGACAAGTGCCGTCCAGACATCCTTATCTCAGAGTCCACATATGCCACAACCATCCGTGACTCAAAGAGATGCAGGGAGAGGGACTTCCTAAAGAAAGTGCATGAAACCATAGAGAGAGGTGGAAAG GCACTCATTCCAGTTTTTGCCTTAGGAAGAGCACAGGAACTCTGTATCCTATTGGAAACATTTTG GGAGAGAATGAACCTGAAGGCCCCCATCTACTTCTCTACTGGTCTGACAGAGAAAGCCAATCACTACTACAAGCTATTCATAACATGGACAAACCAAAAGATTCGTAAAACGTTTGTGCAGAGAAATATGTTTGAATTCAAGCATATCAAGGCCTTCGATCGCTCATATGCAGATAATCCTGGACCAATG GTTGTGTTTGCTACGCCAGGTATGCTGCATGCTGGTCAATCTTTACAAATATTCAAGAAGTGGGCAGGCAACGAGAAGAATATG GTAATCATGCCTGGGTATTGTGTGCAAGGGACAATTGGGCACAAAATCCTGAATGGGCAGAGGAAACTGGAGATGGAGGGACGAGCAACG CTGGATGTGAAGCTACAGGTGGAGTACATGTCCTTCAGTGCCCATGCAGATGCTAAGGGAATCATGCAGCTCATTCGCATGGCAGAACCTCGTAACATGCTTCTGGTACATGGAGAGGCTGCAAAGATGGAATTCCTTAAGGGCAAAATTGAACAGGAGTTCA GCATAAACTGCTACATGCCAGCCAATGGAGAGACAGCAACTATAACCACTAACCCCAGCGTGCCAGTGGATATCTCACTAAACTTGCTGAAGAGAGAAATGGCTCTTGGAG GATCCCTGCCTGATCCTAAGAAACCTCGCACCATGCATGGAACCCTGATCATGAAAGAAAAT AGTCTGAGGTTGGTGTCTCCAGAGCAGGCCCTGAAAGAGCTGGGCCTCAACGAACACCAGTTGCGTTTCACCTGCCGTGTGCAACTTCAAGATCCCCACAGTGATCCTGACACACTCCACCGAATCTACACACACTTGAAGAG TGTGTTAAAAGGTTACACTATCCAGCACCTTCCCGATGGCACGGTCATGGTCGAGTCGATAGTCATCAAAGTTTCCTCTTCAGCTGAAGACACCAATGCCAAGGTTCTTCTTCTGTCTTGGAGTTATCAG gaTGAAGACCTAGGAAGCTTTCTTTCCACTTTGCTGAAAAAAGGACTTCCACCTGGATTGTGCtga
- the LOC130107307 gene encoding lysophosphatidic acid receptor 6, whose protein sequence is MMDILKPNCSAPEAKYQYQLFPAVYSIALILGLPGNLAALYFFISKITSRVSSFSVFIINLALADTVILCTLPFRIHYHINKNNWVFGDIACRVTGVLFYANIYMSICFMTCICVDRYIATVHPHTYVRHRNSCCSVAVSAALWGVTGVSVLAFILMGPLETKPVNGSLRRSCFENMAQDEWDRRLAPYSLLGLVFGCLLPSVIILVCYPLALRRISAIGTKTASRAVRVIYTIMAITVLCFLPYHVVHFLHLLRRLGVIQDCTRANAIYDARRVTMALIILNTCLDPMLYCVTTSHFKWKSFRFNWLWYRVRRSREVYTIAVS, encoded by the coding sequence ATGATGGACATACTCAAGCCCAATTGCAGTGCTCCAGAAGCCAAGTACCAGTATCAGCTCTTCCCAGCGGTCTACAGCATTGCTTTGATTCTGGGACTACCGGGTAACCTGGCTGCCTTGTATTTCTTTATCTCCAAGATCACTTCTCGCGTCTCCTCCTTCAGTGTGTTCATCATAAATCTAGCTCTGGCAGACACAGTGATACTCTGCACCTTACCCTTTCGCATCCACTACCACATTAATAAAAACAACTGGGTGTTTGGAGACATAGCTTGTCGCGTCACAGGGGTACTGTTTTACGCCAATATTTACATGAGCATCTGCTTTATGACCTGTATCTGTGTGGACCGCTATATAGCCACTGTACACCCGCACACCTATGTGAGACATCGCAACTCCTGCTGTTCTGTTGCAGTGAGTGCTGCACTCTGGGGAGTCACTGGAGTTTCTGTGTTGGCCTTTATCCTCATGGGACCATTAGAAACCAAACCGGTCAATGGGTCCCTTCGCCGTAGCTGCTTTGAAAACATGGCCCAGGACGAGTGGGACAGACGTCTTGCACCATACAGTCTGCTGGGCCTGGTGTTTGGCTGTCTGCTGCCCTCTGTGATCATCCTGGTGTGCTACCCACTAGCTCTGAGGCGCATCTCTGCAATAGGAACGAAAACGGCCTCCAGAGCTGTGAGAGTCATCTACACCATAATGGCCATCACTGTACTCTGCTTCCTGCCATACCACGTGGTTCACTTCCTGCACCTGCTTCGACGACTGGGGGTCATCCAGGACTGCACCAGGGCCAATGCCATCTACGATGCCAGGCGGGTGACCATGGCCCTCATCATCCTCAACACGTGCCTGGACCCCATGCTTTACTGCGTCACTACGAGTCACTTCAAATGGAAATCTTTTAGGTTCAACTGGCTCTGGTACAGAGTTAGGAGGAGCAGGGAGGTATATACCATTGCAGTAAGCTAG
- the ubxn10 gene encoding UBX domain-containing protein 10, with product MHLTRPKSSKGRSRPAVYQAPQRDETAGNQDISLTPKSPAAYNRSEGYLRSWSQPIINQNDQPSQDEVTHMLQSATTVPKLSLNKYKVLPSIMKRDSGTSLVGGIERMTSNNPSDGIILHQQQRHGEPYLSTAVPCSNPEISNSINVHSAVTSKPPGPMMTVETEKDNSLPSATGSILLAVRAPCGRRFQEQFAYTDTLLTVIASAEARNETKYESPFIETMDVPRRTFTDLNSTLAQCRILDRSVVCISEEDSSGDA from the coding sequence ATGCATTTAACAAGGCCAAAATCCTCTAAAGGGCGAAGCAGACCTGCTGTCTATCAAGCTCCACAGAGAGATGAAACAGCAGGCAACCAGGATATTTCTCTCACTCCAAAGTCTCCTGCGGCATATAACAGGTCAGAGGGATACCTCCGCTCCTGGTCCCAACCCATCATCAACCAGAACGACCAGCCCAGTCAGGATGAAGTTACACACATGCTGCAATCTGCCACCACTGTCCCAAAGCTTTCTCTGAACAAGTATAaggtccttccatccattatgaAAAGGGATTCAGGGACGAGCCTTGTGGGTGGCATAGAAAGAATGACATCTAACAATCCATCTGATGGCATTATCCTTCATCAACAGCAGAGACATGGAGAGCCATATCTCTCCACAGCAGTGCCCTGTAGCAACCCTGAGATTAGCAACAGCATCAATGTGCACAGCGCAGTGACCTCCAAGCCTCCAGGCCCCATGATGACCGTAGAGACCGAAAAGGACAACTCCTTACCCAGTGCCACAGGCAGTATCCTCCTAGCTGTCCGAGCACCCTGTGGCAGGAGGTTTCAGGAACAGTTTGCTTATACAGATACTCTGCTCACAGTGATAGCCAGTGCAGAGGCCAGAAATGAAACAAAGTATGAAAGCCCTTTTATTGAAACCATGGATGTCCCACGCAGAACCTTCACAGACTTGAACTCAACTTTGGCCCAGTGCAGGATCTTGGATAGATCGGTGGTGTGCATCTCTGAAGAGGACAGCTCGGGAGATGCATGA
- the cptp gene encoding ceramide-1-phosphate transfer protein: MADSVALEDRKFCLREVLDTFKSCLTEKKEVSIEHYVAGWRGLVRFLNSLGSVFSFISKDAVNKIQILVNYLNDENGSHYVTVQSMVKYELENELVDLTKKGSHPESGCRTLLRLHRALRWLELFLERLRTSTEDSKTSVMCSEAYNESLAQHHPWVIRKATGMAFCVLPGRTTFFEVMNVGTPEQVVAMLGDALPLISEVYRITEELYAQHNILELP, encoded by the exons ATGGCCGATTCCGTGGCATTGGAAGACCGGAAATTTTGTCTACGAGAAGTCCTTGACACTTTTAAGTCATGTCTGACGGAAAAGAAAGAAGTCTCAATTGAACACTATGTTGCTGGATGGCGTGGTCTTGTCAG GTTTTTGAACAGCTTGGGGAGTGTCTTCAGCTTCATCTCCAAGGATGCTGTCAACAAAATACAGATCTTGGTCAACTACCTCAATGATGAGAATGGGTCTCATTATGTCACTGTCCAGTCTATGGTAAAATATGAGCTGGAGAATGAACTTGTGGACTTAACCAAGAAGGGAAGCCACCCAGAATCAGGGTGTCGTACTCTGCTGAGGCTCCACCGTGCATTGCGATGGCTTGAACTGTTCCTGGAGCGCCTCCGCACTAGCACTGAAGACAGTAAGACCTCCGTTATGTGCTCAGAGGCCTACAACGAGTCCCTGGCCCAGCACCATCCCTGGGTCATCCGTAAAGCTACAGGCATGGCATTCTGTGTCCTCCCTGGACGTACTACATTCTTTGAAGTAATGAATGTGGGCACCCCAGAGCAGGTCGTAGCCATGCTTGGGGATGCCCTGCCTCTTATCTCTGAGGTGTACCGGATTACAGAGGAACTTTATGCACAGCATAATATACTGGAGTTACCATAG